TTGTTAAGCTGATGCAGTGTCGTGATCAGTCCGTGTTGATGAAAATCTCCCATAGGTAATGTAGGTATTTAGCAGTATTCGTCTAAGATAGTTAAAACCGCCGCATTCCAACCTTTAGAGGTCGGATACGGGGCATGCACCACACGCGGTGCATTGGGTGTAATATGTGGACCATCCACATGTGGAATCACAACCGCGATATCCGCAGCTTCCAACATGGCCGTATCGTTGGCACTATCGCCGAGTGCCACCAGAACCCAATCTACATCGGGTTCGCGGTCTTGATAGTATTTCAATGCGGCCGCCGAGCCGTCAGCCTTGTCGGCGCTGCCCATCAAATGCCAAAAACGCCCCCCTTGCAACATACGGATGCCATGGCTGGCTAGCGCATCCGCAAAAGCCAATCGATGCAATTCCGTATCATTCCACGTAATCGGCTCCGTCGCCAAGCGTGAGCGCGAGCGTTGTGCTTGCGGTACCGAGAGTCCCGTGCGTTCGGCCAATTCCTGATCCGTCCAGTCGGCAAAGCCCTCAAAACGATAGCCCAACTGCCGCCGCAAATCGTGCGCAGCCAGTAAAATTTCGCTACGCGGAATTCCCTTAATCTCCACCGAATAATCCCCCGGGCGTTCTTTTCGAATCGCCAGCAAGCCACCATTTTCCGCCACGATCGGCGAATCCAAATCCAACGCCTTGGCTAAATCTTCCATTTCAGCCAATGTCTTACTCGAATTCAAAACCAAGGGCACACCCAAATTCCGCAAACGCAAAATCGCCGGTGCCGCTTGAGCCCACGAGTAACTATGGTCCAAAAAAGTTGCATCCAAATCAGTGACAAAGAGTAGTTTTTTTTGCTGCCCCATCCGACTCAGAATGCCCGGTCAATATTCCGCAGAACTTGCACCCTCACAAAAGCAGGCCGCAATCCATGTGCCTCTCTGCGCCGAAGCCGCAAAGAAAGCTGTTGAACAAGAATTCGCAGGTAAAAAGAAAACATGAATCATCACAGAGCAACTACCATGCCAGTTCGTAAAACAGCACGCAAGCCCCCCGAAGAGAGAGCCCCAAGCCAGGCCAATCGCAGCCGCAAGCAACAATAATAGCCCACACCCCAAACAAACGCCCCACAGCCAATCAAATACAATCCCCTACATTCGATGTTCGACCTTCCCCGTATCCACCCCGCAAACATTCGACGTTCAATGTTCAATGTTCCCAGCGTTCCATCTTATACCAATTCTAGAATAGTTTGATCCATTAGGAATTAACCGGTAGCGCAGCTCTGTATCGGACCACATTTAAGGAGATTTTGAGTCTTGATTGAAGCATGGGTAGGGAGCTTTCGCCGAAAGCGCCGTCTTCCAGATGATAATTTTGACCCGTATAAATCGTCACCGCCAGGCGATCCCACGTGGCGAATGGCAGTTTTGGCAAAACAGCCCTACCATATAACGAACTCTCTGAGTGCCTCTTGCAGGAGAGCCATTCGGCCTGTCTCGGAGAGCATCAGACGTTCGAGACAAATCGCCAACAGAACCTGAATACGCACAGAGAAGGTGCTGCGATACCGGTTCAAACATTCTTAGAAATGG
The nucleotide sequence above comes from Coraliomargarita algicola. Encoded proteins:
- a CDS encoding HAD-IIB family hydrolase, producing the protein MGQQKKLLFVTDLDATFLDHSYSWAQAAPAILRLRNLGVPLVLNSSKTLAEMEDLAKALDLDSPIVAENGGLLAIRKERPGDYSVEIKGIPRSEILLAAHDLRRQLGYRFEGFADWTDQELAERTGLSVPQAQRSRSRLATEPITWNDTELHRLAFADALASHGIRMLQGGRFWHLMGSADKADGSAAALKYYQDREPDVDWVLVALGDSANDTAMLEAADIAVVIPHVDGPHITPNAPRVVHAPYPTSKGWNAAVLTILDEYC